A window from Telopea speciosissima isolate NSW1024214 ecotype Mountain lineage chromosome 8, Tspe_v1, whole genome shotgun sequence encodes these proteins:
- the LOC122671614 gene encoding 60S ribosomal protein L17-2 has product MVKYSREPENPTKSCKARGSDLRVHFKNTRETAFAIRKLPLVKAKRYLEDVLAHKQAIPFRRFCRGVGRTAQAKNRHSNGQGRWPVKSAKFILDLLKNAESNADVKGLDVDSLYISHVQVNQAQKQRRRTYRAHGRINPYMSSPCHIELILSEKEEPVKKEPETQLAPRTSKKAHALRSGASS; this is encoded by the exons ATG GTGAAGTATTCAAGGGAGCCGGAAAATCCCACCAAGT CATGCAAGGCGAGGGGCTCGGATCTGAGGGTCCATTTTAAG AACACCAGGGAGACTGCCTTTGCCATTAGAAAGTTGCCTTTGGTCAAGGCAAAACGGTATTTGGAGGATGTTCTGGCCCATAAACAAGCCATTCCATTCCGAAGATTTTGTCGTGGTGTTGGTCGAACAGCTCAGGCCAAGAACCGTCATTCAAATGGGCAAGGACGCTGGCCAGTGAAATCAGCAAAGTTCATTCTGGATTTGCTCAAGAATGCTGAGAGCAATGCTGAT GTGAAAGGTTTGGATGTGGATTCTCTTTACATATCCCATGTCCAGGTGAACCAAGCACAAAAGCAGAGGAGACGCACATACCGTGCTCATGGGAGGATCAACC CATATATGTCATCTCCATGTCACATTGAGCTGATCTTGTCCGAGAAAGAGGAGCCAGTGAAGAAGGAG CCTGAGACTCAGCTGGcccctaggacatccaagaaGGCTCATGCTTTGCGAAGTGGTGCGTCTTCTTGA
- the LOC122671156 gene encoding WPP domain-interacting protein 2-like — protein MGASSSRDKCKIKNLSGKISASVAQKVQQGKSRIETSKNSRAERIKIEKENSYSNLESDSRSSNVLFAQMKSFCGISNGTQNEKSCNYDGGNGDEAHVREMRSNEDYGKENGGVVEDVSQDVADMSSEVREKENDYHQPTTDWDTLVDSILSLQESLERGKKISPV, from the exons ATGGGAGCTTCCTCCTCGCGAGACAAATGCAAGATCAAGAATTTGAGTGGGAAGATTTCAGCTAGTGTTGCTCAAAAGGTTCAACAGGGGAAAAGTAGGATTGAGACCAGTAAGAACTCTAGAGCAGAAAGGATTAAAATTGAGAAGGAAAATTCGTATTCCAACTTGGAATCTGACTCCAGAAGCTCCAATGTCCTCTTTGCGCAGATGAAAAGCTTTTGTGGCATTAGTAATGGTACACAGAATGAGAAGTCATGTAATTATGATGGAGGGAACGGTGATGAAGCCCATGTACGTGAGATGCGGTCTAATGAAGATTATGGCAAAGAAAATGGGGGGGTAGTCGAAGATGTTTCACAGGATGTTGCTGATATGTCGTCGGAAgtgagggaaaaagaaaatgattacCATCAGCCCACAACAGATTGGGATACTTTGGTTGATTCAATTCTTTCGTTGCAGGAATCACTTGAAAGAG ggaaaaaaatttctccaGTCTGA
- the LOC122671695 gene encoding probable signal peptidase complex subunit 1 gives MDWQGQKLSEQLMQIMLVAFAVVAFIISYTMGSFQMMLISYAAGVVLTTLITVPNWPFFNRHPLKWLDPIEAERHPKPQPVTSKKKPTKQHQK, from the coding sequence ATGGATTGGCAAGGGCAGAAGCTTTCAGAGCAGCTGATGCAGATTATGCTCGTTGCCTTCGCCGTTGTGGCTTTCATTATTAGCTATACCATGGGTTCGTTCCAGATGATGCTGATCAGCTATGCTGCTGGTGTTGTTCTAACTACGTTGATCACTGTCCCCAACTGGCCTTTCTTCAATCGCCACCCTCTCAAGTGGTTGGATCCTATCGAAGCTGAGCGCCATCCTAAGCCACAGCCTGTGACTTCAAAGAAAAAGCCCACCAAACAGCACCAGAAGTAG
- the LOC122671613 gene encoding F-box/kelch-repeat protein At3g27150-like → MSNEDEGEGLHSPDGGTCNETWIRFSSNQGRNDGSSHGEPQDADYSYVSSLNDELALLILARIPRSDHRKLCFVNKRYLALFKSGELYKIRRAYGIKEASVFMLACGERHWWAFDRKFNSCRKLPVLPSDGCFASGDKESLCVGTHLLVSGKEFEGMAIWRYELVTNRWFKGPSMINPRCLFASANCGDVACVAGGIAMSARGTEVLNTAEKYNPEAKSWVSLPRMKERRKLCSGCFMDNKFFVIGGHNERGVDLTCGEVYDAEKNTWKLIPNMLENAPVLTPSASRSPPLVAVVNNELYSLEPSSNQLKVYMKNTNSWRYLGESPVRADQSRGWGVAFKSLGDALLVIGGTSPHGGNGMTIYSCCPDSNDPGNLKWRFLGSGGNRMSHFILNCSVMVA, encoded by the coding sequence ATGTCAAACGAGGACGAAGGAGAGGGTTTACATAGTCCTGATGGGGGTACTTGTAATGAGACCTGGATTAGATTTTCTTCCAACCAAGGTAGAAATGATGGTTCGTCCCATGGAGAACCTCAGGATGCAGATTATTCTTACGTTTCTTCGCTCAATGATGAGTTAGCTCTTCTTATCTTGGCGAGGATTCCGCGATCAGATCATAGGAAGCTTTGCTTTGTAAACAAGCGATATCTGGCTCTGTTTAAGAGCGGCGAGCTCTATAAGATCAGGAGAGCTTATGGGATTAAGGAGGCTTCGGTTTTTATGTTGGCCTGTGGAGAGCGACATTGGTGGGCGTTCGATCGGAAATTCAATTCTTGCCGGAAGCTCCCTGTCTTGCCGTCGGACGGTTGCTTTGCCTCCGGCGACAAGGAGTCGCTCTGTGTAGGAACCCACTTGCTTGTTTCAGGCAAGGAGTTCGAAGGTATGGCTATTTGGAGGTACGAATTGGTGACGAACAGATGGTTTAAGGGTCCTTCCATGATCAATCCAAGGTGCTTGTTTGCGTCTGCCAACTGCGGTGACGTGGCTTGTGTTGCAGGTGGGATTGCGATGAGCGCCAGGGGAACGGAGGTTTTAAACACTGCTGAGAAATATAATCCTGAGGCCAAATCATGGGTTTCTCTTCCCCGTATGAAGGAACGGAGAAAGCTCTGTTCAGGCTGCTTCATGGATAACAAGTTCTTTGTGATTGGTGGGCACAATGAAAGAGGGGTTGATCTCACATGTGGGGAAGTCTATGATGCCGAGAAGAACACCTGGAAATTAATTCCAAACATGTTGGAGAATGCTCCAGTTTTAACTCCTTCAGCTTCCAGGTCTCCACCACTTGTTGCAGTTGTGAACAACGAGCTCTATTCTTTAGAACCGTCCTCGAATCAACTGAAAGTGTATATGAAGAATACCAATTCATGGAGGTATTTGGGTGAATCCCCTGTGAGAGCTGATCAGAGTAGAGGATGGGGTGTTGCTTTTAAGTCTCTGGGTGATGCTCTTCTTGTAATTGGTGGGACTAGTCCTCATGGAGGCAATGGGATGACCATatatagttgctgccctgattCAAACGATCCTGGGAATTTAAAGTGGAGGTTTCTTGGCAGTGGAGGTAACAGGATGAGTCACTTCATTTTAAATTGCTCTGTGATGGTAGCTTGA